Within the Dermacentor silvarum isolate Dsil-2018 chromosome 8, BIME_Dsil_1.4, whole genome shotgun sequence genome, the region GTAGCAAGAAGCGGACGAGCGTTTGTAATAAACGCTGCATTACGTGGCGACGTCTGTTGTAGTTTATTTGTCGAGCACGGGCGGCGAGACATTTAATAAACCTCTAAATTTGGGACTTAGCCATCGAGTTTCATATTTGGAAACGTTAAGTATGATTAGCTTCGTAACTGTTGTCATTGAGGAGCTCTCTGCTTGCACGGATTCAGCGGTACATTTAGTTACAGGAGGCTGCAGTGGTGATGGTTAAACTTTCTGGTAGTTGGCTCCATCGGACTGGCGGCAGAAAGGTCAAAGCATTGACGAAGTGTCAGCATGGCTAGCCATCGAGCTCATGCGTAAAAAGCTGTTTGTATAGACACGACAGGCAATGTATGAATAACAATTAAGGGACATATATGATTCTACGGACGCTACCACACCTCAGAGCTTCAGAGCGGTGTAGACGTCGAACCGGAGATGGAGTGCTTTGATCCAACACGATCATGCTGACGATGATATAATCATTTTTATTCTTGGTCAAATAAGGAAGTAAACTTTAGTAAGGCGAGCAATGTTGGTCCTTAAGATATACAAGGAGGGAGCAAATCACCCTCATCCGTGTTTTGCGAATTACATTATAGTAAAATAGACTCGTCGTGTACCTCTTTAGAACGCGTAGGACTTCGCACTTTGTCGATGATGATGTCTGGGGCTGCAGAAACATTCCAAGGAATGTATCGGAGGCGGGCCGATTGAACAGCGTGCGGGGAGTATAGCCCGTGGAGACCAGTGACGTACACGTTTGGCGTAAGCTGCGGCGTAAGCTCTCACAAACGCCCTCGCCCCTTGCTACCAGTCGGTTAATGCGCATCACTCGAAGAACAGTCTGTGTGGCGTGTGTTCAAGAGCGTGCCGATGCTGCTGCAGCTGTCGCAGTGGCCGCCACACGAGGTGCTCTGGTGGCTGTCATCACCGGCGGAGCCTCGAGCTGGTGCCTTGCGCGCAGATGTCGGTCCAGGTCCCTGCGGCGGACCAGCCTTTTGGCGCACAGCGCGCAGCGGTAGGGTGAATCCCGCTGCGCGTGCAGGCGCACGTGCTTGTTCAGGTTGGACGGGTCACTGAACGGCCTGCGGCAGAATCGGCACTCCAGGGGCTTGTGGCCGGTGTGCGTGCGCACGTGGATCTTTAGGCCGTACCTGCAAACACGTACACGCTGCTTGGATATGCTGCCTCGTATCTCGCGTTCTAGCAGATGCGCGCTTAAAGCACTGAGCCTTTAGGCGATGAGGCTGGAAAAATCACAGGTTCGCGTTCCTTTCTGTTGTTCTTATATCGCAACACTACCATATACTAAGAAAACGTTGGTTCGGTGTATTTTGTACTATAATACGTACTTTATACACCGGCCAAAGTTCAATTCATTGCTGTTCTTGGGTATACCGTGGCCGAGAGATGAGCGCGTGACATGTGTTCGAGTAGTGTATATACCTCATTCTTCTTGGATGCAACAGGCACAGTGGCAGCCGCATGTTAAAGGAGGTGAGTATACCCTTTATCATACCAAGTTTTTGAAACACGTGACCGACCAAAGAAATATCTGCCAACTTGTGAACATTAAAATTCGGAAAATCCAGCAGACAtgaccgagagagagagacagggggaggaggagggttggAGGGGTTGCCCTGGGTGCGTACCTTCTGTGGGACACGCACGCATTTTATTGCAATGATTTACCTTTAGATATACAGCCACACAATCCGCCACAAATTTTGAACAGCAATAAATTGACAAACAGCACATTCTTTTTGAGAGAACAGTTACTTTTGCAGCGACTTTTATGTTGCTGATTTTACCTGGTATAACACTTTTGCAGACTAAACCTGCACGAAGCAAGTATCCATCTGTTGTACTAGGGCCCTTTGACCGTTTGAAGGTTTCCGAGAATATACCTACGGAGGCGGAAGGGCGAAAATTTTCACGAACAGAATTTGTCGTAAAATTTGACGAAACTTTCGTAAAATGGTAAAACGAGGCCACATTCGTAAACTTTTcgaaaaattcgggagagttggcaggtgtGCCACAGATGATGTGGCCTGTAGCCACTCCTGTGTGGCTGCTGAAGGCCCCCTTTTTCACACCGTAACTGTAAGTGGTCACAGCGCTTCAATAATGCCCCTGCCGGATTCCTGAGCTAAAATTTCGTAACCAGGCTTTCTTAGCGTAAGCTTGAACACGGAAAGTAACTGCTCGTCGTACAGGAATCGTTAAGGAGCGTCGTTGAAGCGCCATTTCTGTACTTCGGTCGAGGAATGAATGGCCAGTGCTCACCTGCGCGAGTAGAGCTTGCCGCAGAAGGCGCACGCGTGCCTGGGAGGCGCCAGCCTGGGCGGCTTGCCGCATGCACGCGTCCAGCGCCAGGTGCGCCTTGAGAGGGTTGGGCTGCTCGAAGACCGCGCCGCAGTCCGGGCACGCGTAGCACCGGTGGCCGCGTATGTGCGCCGGCGTCAGCGCCACGGGCACACCCAGTTCGGCCAGCAGCGCGGGCGAGAGCCACGGCCGGAGCTCCTCGCCCGCGCACAGCGCGCGCGTCGTGATCAGCGAGAGGCGGCCGCACGACAGTCGGGACACGGTCGCGTTCTGCTCGTGGCAGTCGCGGGCCAGCCGGGCGCACAGCGGGTTCGCGGACGCCGGCAGGAGGAGCTCGAGGCCGCCGCCGGCGCACGCCACGGGCAGCGGCCGCGTGACGGGCCGCGAACCGCCGGCGTCCAGGAGCATCCGGCGCAGTGGCTGGCTGCACGAAGGTGCCGAGAAGGGCCGAGACCGGCAACCCGCCGGCAGGGGTTGCGCAGCCACGAGGGCCGTCTCTTCGCCGCCGGCACTCATGACGGGGCTTTCCAACCTGGTAGAGTTCAGAAGACGAACGTTATCGCCAGGAAACGAGCACCGCTGTAGCGAATTGACGGATATAGCGAAACTGCGGACATAACGAAATTATCGCAAGGAAACAAACAGCGCTGTAACGAATTGAAGGATATAGCGAAACTGCGGACATAACGAAATtatcaccaggaaacaaacaccGCTGTAGCGAATTGACGGATATAGCGAAACTGCGGATATAACGAAATTATCGCCAGGAAACAAACACCGCTGTAGCGAATTGACGGATATAGCGAAACTGCGGATACAGCTAATTAAGTGTAGAACAATGTGGTTAAGTAAATGCGACAGTTATAAGTGTACATCTATATATAATTGTATACGCGCTGACTAAGTATTACACCTTTCGTATGCGGTGCCACTATTACGGTGATTATAACGGAACCAGGCATTGAAGATAATTTATAGTATCACCGCACAAAGGATGGTGAAAGACGCGGGCGCTGACTCgcaccagaattttttttattgggatagcatcCAGTATGCGTACTGGAACAATGCGCATGCTCCATGCAATGCGAAAACTAACAGTGACGTACAGCCTGTTAATCATCCATCAAGGTACAAAACCTCAGCGTCATGCAAAATGACTGACGTTCTGTCTATATATACCCGTGTCTGGATTCTTTTTTTATGTTATATAGCCTCAATGGCTAGCTGTGCATGCCTTTTCTTGCCTGCAGtacaatatcttttttttttttttcgaacatatATACATGCATCCACCACAGTGTATACATGCAAGAAACGCAAATGGCGGCTTCCGCTCAACGACCTTTCATGCTCACTCTAGTGTTAACGCAACGCCCAGTTTGGTTGTGTTGGTGATTCCGCACGTGGTCGGGTAGTGGTAAACAACTCTCATTGAACATGAGACAAACGGCTTCTTTTATTTTATCGTAAAAATTTCCCTGTGTAGCGGTCTCCTGCATTTCCTAATCTTATATGTCCAATAAGGAACAGACACATCCAAATTTTTGGGGAGAAGAAAGACGACGTCGTCTCCGAACATTTTCTTGACATTAGTTAACCCCAGTGCGAAAGCTGTGTACgtagttagttagttaaattgggtttagtggcgcaaagcGACTACGGTTATGCTGGGCCAACCACAATGTGTTATAAAATCAAATTTAAAACCAGCAAAAGCTGTTCCGCGTTCTTTTTCCGGACAGCTGTTGCTACTAATCTGCTTCAGATTTCTTTATTGTTACTTTGCTACAAGCAAACAAGATCAGATTATTTGGGTATCCAGCatccttaagaggaagctttggaTCTAAATACACGGAAATAGAGAAGTCGTTTTTCTTGGCAAACACAGCACCGAATTTGATGAGGTGTGTTACATTTAAAAGATCAAGTTATAATCTAGGGACTGTAAGAAGCAGATTTTTATTTAAGCCATCGATTTTgtataaaaattgttgaaaatatCAACAGTTACAAAAGCAAGGCTATCAattttacaactctgtaactcagcaatgaaaaacgatatcaaaAGTCTGTGAACTGCACCTAATAATGTATCTAAAGCGGACATAATTGATCTATTGTACACAGCTATAAAATGTACCACTAATATTTGAGCAGAATTTTTGCAAAACCCTTATGAACATTGTAACAAGTTCACATAaactgtaaattcatatatcgaatttatccgctttagatgctctaacgggTGCAGTTCACAAAACCGAGTTATCTGTTTCTTGTGCAgagttacgaatttgtaaacttcgtgcttctatattttttAAACTTACAAACTTTTGGCAAGTTTTTAAAAATTCAAGCCATAAATCaaaatttttctttttactgCAGTCACTagactttttctttctctctcaaatgcaacaaatttcattcaaatcgttTCAGAGGTTGTCTCATAAAAGTTCCACAGAACTCCGCCGCGTCACTAGCGGTGAGTAGGCAGACTGTGGCTATGACAGATATGGATGATATGAAAAGGCTAACAGTCAAGATGCAGTGAAATACTGCCATAGAAACAGTATGCAACTAAACTGCGGTTATAATTAACAAAGGAAACGATAGATGATGGACACTTTTCTCGAAACGGTATGGTAGTAGCATCTCCGCGTACTATAGCCGTACTCAAAATGCCGGGAGAAATTATGAAATGCTTAGAATACATATTTGGGGCAGAGACGCACGCGCTGGTTGGTGAAAATTGCCCGTGGCATCCTCACAGAGACTGCACGCTCAGCTACGACGTACTCAAACACGCGAGCTAAACAAACTGCTCACCATTTCGGAGCTAAAGACACCATTTGAAAGGTCTGAGGTTTCATCATTAGCCGATTTAAAGCCACTTCGAAACGAGTACTTCTActgatctccgattacccctctCCTGTGTCAGCATAGTCAACGCCATACCTGAAAATTTCCGAATCGCATCACTCTATATAATGACACGCTGTCCTCGATAAGGTCCCCCTTCCTTTGGTGTCAACACTCTGACAGGTTGCCGGTTAACTGGTGAAGGTGGTTTATTTCTACTGGCAGTTGTTTGTCCTGTTTATGTGGTCTCGTGGCGAAAGAATGAATATAACGAAGTTAACGTCGAATCTGCGaagtttcgttataacgaggtttcaCCTCATTGCGGTGTGGTCAAGACGGCTTCGGGAATCTGAGAGCAGTGCAAATTAACAGTGCGAACGACACGCTGGGGGGGGTGAAGGCTTCGTGTTGAATGTTGAGTAGGCGCAACGAAGTCCGAGTGCGTGCCTTGGTGCCCGTAGTCGCCAACGGAGGCTGTTCGTCGTAGCGATTTCTGTATAATCACATATTGTGCTCGTGAGCACGCTTTATGTTGGAGAACTGTTGGAGAAAAATAGGTTCGGTTGTCATTCACTAACCCTATTTCGGTTATACTTGTTGCAATAAGAAAAAACCTTAGAAATCTACCGACTCCAGGGGGAGACTATTTTCTAATTATCAAAATTttaattatttgttttttttctaAATTGAAGCATCGAGTTTGCAGTTACGTAAATAAACAGTAGGAAATGATATCCCAATTCTTTCAGGTGCATCTATTTGggacatctaaagcggacaaaactgATGTGCGCCGCTCTTAAATGTGCCACAAGTTCGCGAGTAGGGCTTTGTAGAATTCCCGTAAGCAATGTAATAATTTCACATAAGTTGTGAAATAATACAACATGATTTTCAGATTCAGACCATCTAACGGATGCAGCTTACAGAATTGCGAAACCCGTTTTCGTCGCAGAGTTGCAAATttataaacttcgtgcttcaattttttttaattcgcaaatttttgacaatttttgtAGGAACTTGAGGGCCTAGTTATAGATATTCCTTCCAGCGGTCGGTAGAGTTTAGCTTTCGCTCTTAAATTCAACAAATTTCATTTGAATCGGTTCAGGGTTTTCCAACCAGAGCAAAATTTTCGCGTTTCACACGTATTTTATTAGGGCAATAGGAGTATAGTTAAGATTTTTCTTAAATCTCAAGTTACTCTTATATTCGAAAGTAAAGCGTTACTTACGTTCACTTTCGCTCAATTTAGTTAACCGTGCTGGCCGACTTTCAAACCCCCACCGAGTTTTACCGATCGCTGCTAACAACATACAAGTGACACGACGTTCCACTAATACAAAACACTTAACAAGAACACGGCAATTAATGCTGCGAATAACGCTATCTTCAAGCACAAATGTTACCTTTAAGCACATCTAAATAATAGCGGTGTAATAGTGTGAAGACAGGGGCCAAATCAATGAAACTAGATAGACCCAAGTTCACGTACTCACCCTGCGAGCTTCCAGTCGGTTGCTTTGCCGGCCGAACTTTGAAGCCATGCGGGGCGGCCGCCTTTCCAAGAGGCGGAGCGATGGGCCGGTCCCAAGCGGTGAACCAACCACCCGCAGCGGGATCCCCACCACGCGCGCGAACCAGCTGCATGGCACGCTTGATCGCCGCGGCTGGTTTGTTCTCGCCTGAGGGTGCGCGGATCCCTTAAATAAAATAAAGACCCACTTTGAACCGTGTGCTGTATTCGTAGCGAGATCAAACAGCGGCGCGCCAACAAGCAAGCATCATCTTCTCCGGCGAATGTTGCAGGTGCGGACAGCGCCTCCATATACTCCGCCAATAGTGACAGAGTgtggttgttctttttttttaattttatttatttattatttgagaACGAAGGAAGGCACTTGGTTACTGAGTGCTTCGTTTTATTCATAATATGGCTGCCGATGAAGGAGCGTGGTGACGCTGGTAGCCGTTCGCTCTTGGTGTCCTGGTACGACTGAACGGcacattccttttttttctttttttcatgtatgGCTCGGGTGTTATCACTGTCCAATAGAGAGCCCAGAAGAAATATTGATAGCTCACTTTATAATTAGAACTCGGTGATCGTGCCCGGACGGGAACATGCCGCAAGTCCAGCTGCCTGCTGCCTGGTTGCCCATTGATAAATACGAGGGTCTCAATACGTGGAATTGCTTAGCCACAGTCCTTGACCGTTGTCATCGCGATCGTCACTGATGCATGTTTAACGCGTATTGAGATAAAGTCATAACTGATTGACTTTGCAGAATATTTCTTGTTCAGGCATGAACCTGGCGCTTTTTTTAAGttaacagaattaaaaaaaaatcaatcgcATGTGGCATGTAGCACAAATTAACTTCCTGCACCAgactactcgaagcggcggagaTTACataacaaagaaaataaaatgcatAATTCGCGTTTGCTAACAAATTTTAACTATAGCTACCTTGGGGCACATATTGTAATTCAGGAATCGAAACCAGTGAGTTCTCAAGGCACATCCTCTTGTAAAGAATTTTGAAACTAACAAGAATtaacaccagtttagagataggCGCCATGAAACTTGCGTTAATCATTCACTGCTGTCCCGCTTACTGTTTCTTAACAAATTTCCTTTCTATGCATTGAAGTGCAAAAATAACtcgacccgtattcacaaaaagttctTAAGCTAGAATTGTTCTTAAAAAGAAATCTAGCCAATCCTCATACTGGACATAATATTAGCGAAGACACCGGTCAATGTCAAAGAC harbors:
- the LOC119462004 gene encoding zinc finger protein 672, whose protein sequence is MSAGGEETALVAAQPLPAGCRSRPFSAPSCSQPLRRMLLDAGGSRPVTRPLPVACAGGGLELLLPASANPLCARLARDCHEQNATVSRLSCGRLSLITTRALCAGEELRPWLSPALLAELGVPVALTPAHIRGHRCYACPDCGAVFEQPNPLKAHLALDACMRQAAQAGASQARVRLLRQALLAQKVRTQGNPSNPPPPPVSLSRLSALSAHLLEREIRGSISKQRVRVCRYGLKIHVRTHTGHKPLECRFCRRPFSDPSNLNKHVRLHAQRDSPYRCALCAKRLVRRRDLDRHLRARHQLEAPPVMTATRAPRVAATATAAAASARS